Within Bdellovibrionales bacterium, the genomic segment GACATTTCAACTGTCATGGATGTCATTCCTAGATTTTCTTAGTAGTTGGCTGGTTTCCGATTGTTTTTTTGTTGGATTGGACGTGCATTGTTTGCGTAAATTGATCGAAATGTAGATAGCTGATCTTTTGAAATTGTTAAGGGCGTATTGAGGAAATTCCAGTCAACTCCTTCTGTGCATGGTGGGGTCGTCAGCGATCCCGAATAATTGTAGTAGGTTTTCTCTTTTGGAAGGCCAAGGGAAAAATCGACTGTCTGACCGGAAACAATGAGTTCCTGATTCTTCTCTTTGGGCAAATGAGACAAGATTTTTTCGATAAAGGGGTCTGATTTTTTGCCGATAGTAATCATTCGACCCAGGACCGCATGTTGACCGTCTTTGGCTCGATGAACAAAGTGCACTTCCATGGGATAGCGTTTGCCGCTCAAGGTATGCTCGCTTTCTGAGTGAAAGTGAAGTTGAAGGAGTTCGTAATCGGTTCCGTTGATACGAATGAGGCTGCCAGGATCGGCGTTCACCTGGATAGTGTGTCCGTTATCTATTATTCTCAGTTGTGAGGCTTGATATTTTATTTCGATTGGACGCTTTTCTTGTGGTTTGGTCCACTTAA encodes:
- a CDS encoding carbonic anhydrase family protein, with amino-acid sequence MKQSMKTSISFSIWCILSWSLAGCSTPNKESSNMPEEKKMKANPSSTQTNGPLTNTEEPSKPNPSEKDSHPQGAESKQAHWSYNGLTGPQLWGDLDPAFQLCKTGDNQSPIDLKWTKPQEKRPIEIKYQASQLRIIDNGHTIQVNADPGSLIRINGTDYELLQLHFHSESEHTLSGKRYPMEVHFVHRAKDGQHAVLGRMITIGKKSDPFIEKILSHLPKEKNQELIVSGQTVDFSLGLPKEKTYYNYSGSLTTPPCTEGVDWNFLNTPLTISKDQLSTFRSIYANNARPIQQKNNRKPANY